CAGGGGAGCCTCCCTGCGGAGGTGTTCCCCGACCTGTCGCAGGTCACGCGCTACGGCTATCTCGGCGTCCACCTGTTCTTCGTGATCAGCGGTTTCGTCATCCTCGCGTCGGCCTGGGGGCGCCCGGTCGGCTCGTTCGCCGCCTCTCGCCTGAGCCGCCTGTACCCGGCCTTCTGGGCGGCGGTGCTCGTGACCGCGACGCTGCGGTACCTGTGGCCGGGCTTCGAGGCGCGCTCGCCGTCCGAGGTGCTGGTGAACCTGACGATGCTGCAGGACTTGTTCGGGGTCCCCCGCGTCGACGGCGTGTACTGGACGCTCTGGGTCGAGCTGCAGTTCTACCTGCTGATCGGTGTGTTCATGCGCATCGGTATCACCGCGTCGCGCGTGCTGGGCTTCGCGGCGCTCGTGCCAGTCGCGACCGTGCCAGCGACGCTGCTCTTCCCCGACCTGATCCGCACGTTCACGCTGATCGAGTGGCTCCCGCTGTTCTGTGCCGGGATGGTGGTCCACCTGATGCACCGCCATGGGCCGAGCCGTCTCGCGTGGCTGGTGCTCGCCGTCGACGTCGCCGCATCGGCGTGGACCTCCGCCGCACGGACGGCGGGCGCGATCGACCGGGTGGCTTCCGGCCCGGCGACATCGCCGACGCTGATGGCGCTCGGTGTGGCGGCCTGCGTCGGGCTCGTCGCCGGGGCGACGCTCATCCCACGCGTGGCCCGGGTGGACTCGCGCGCCCTGACCCGCGCCGGGCTGCTCACCTATCCGCTGTACCTGACGCACGAGTACATCGGGTGGGCGTCGATCGAGGTGCTGTCCTCGCGCCTCGCCCCGTACCTGACGCTGCTGCTGGCTGTGGGGGTCTGCCTGCTGGTCGCGGTGCTCGTGCATGTCGTCGCGGAGCGACCTGTCCAGCAGCCGATGCGCCGGTGGCTCGAGGCGAGGCTGGGCCCGTCGCAGCCGTCGCAGCCGTCGCAGCCGTCGCAGCCGTCGCAGCCGTCGCAGCCGCCGCGGCCGTCGCCCGGCGTGCCGTCCATCGACAGGGGTGTGCTGCCGTGGGCCGCGGCGGTCGCGACGTCGACGGCCCCAGGGGCTCGCCGACGCTAGTCGCCGCCGCCGCCGGCCACCCATCCGGGCTCCTCTGACCGGACGCGCGCGTCCCCGACGAGCTCCGTGAGCCGTGCCTCCAGCGCAACGAGCTCGCGACTGCCGATCTGATCGGCCCAGCCGCGCCGCAGGTCGTCGAAGATCGACTCGCCCACGCTCATGACCTGGAGTCCCAGCGGCGTGACCTCGATGCGCTTGCGCCGGGCGTCGTGCGGGTCGGTCTCGCGGGCGATGTAGCCGCGTTCGAGCAGCGTCGCGATGGTCTTGGCCGCGGCCTGCTTGGAGACGGACAGGCGGCGGCCGAGCTCGGAGGCGTTGTCGGCGCCCGCGAGGATCGCCCGCATCGCGAAGTCGTGCGACGGCCGCACATCGGGATATCCCCGGGCGGCCAGCTCGGCGACCGCGTCGTCCACGAGCCGGCGGTAGGCGCCCAGGAGCAGCAGCGCGAGGTTGGCACCTGATCGGGACACGACGTCAGGGTACGGGGCCGTTGACGTAGACAACCAGGTTGTCTACGGTTGGACAACCACGTTGTCTAAGTGGCAGCGGTCGATCGAGGAGTGACACCATGACCGGCACCGCATCGGGGAGCGTCCTCGCGGACGTCGTCCACCACACCGTCGACGTGAACGGGACCACGCTGCACTACGTCGCGGCGGGGGAGCAGAGCTCGCCCGTCCTGCTGGTCCACGGCTTCCCCGAGTCGTGGTGGGCGTTCCACCGGCTCATCCCGTTCCTCGCCGCGAGCCACCGGGTGTTCGCCGTCGACCTGCGCGGCTTCGGCGACTCCGCCGTCGCTGCGGAGGGCCACGACAGCGCCACCGCGGCGGAGGACCTGCACCACCTCATCCGCCACCTCGACGTCGGCCCCGTGCACCTCGCAGCCCAGGACATCAGCGGCGGCACGGCCTTCCGCCTCGCCACCGCCCACCCCGCCGACGTCGCCAGCCTCACCACGATCGAGATGGGCCTGGCCGGCTTCGGGCTCGAGGGGTTCGCGGACGTCACGCACGGCGGGTCCTGGCACATCGGCGCCCTCGCGGCGCCCGGCATCCCCGACCTGCTCTTCGCGGGGCGCGAGCGCGCGCTGCTGGGGGAGTGGGCGTTCCCGTCTATGACGGCCGTCGCCGGCGCCGTGACGGATGACGACATCGCCGAGCTCGCCCGCGGCTATGCCCGCCCGGGTGGCTGGAACGGCGCCGCAGGCCTGTATCGGTCGATGCTCGCGGAGGGCGAGGAGGTGCGGGCTCTGGCCGCCGCCCAGCCGCTGGGCCTCCCGATCCTTGCGGTCGGCGGGTTCGGCGGGCCGTTCACCGAGGGGACGGTCCAGCAGGTGTCGACGGGTGACGTCACGTCCGTGCTGCTCGAGGGCGTCGGCCACTACGTCGCGCTCGAGGCTCCGCAGGCGCTCGCCGACGCGATGCTGCCGTTCCTCGACAGGGTCGACGGGGCGTGACCGGGCGCGCTCAGGCGGTGGGTCGCAGGCCTCGAAGCGCCACGCCCAGGTAGCGGCGGACGGCGGCGGCCCGGCCGGCCTTGTCGCCCGTGCGGAGGGCTGCCGCGTGCACGATCCCGCACACGAGCGGCACCAGGTCGGCCACGGTGACGTCAGGATCGACCTCGCCGATCGCATGCGCCCGGTCGAGCAGGTCTCCGAGTAGGGCCCGCAGGCGCTCCATGTCCCCACGGGTGGCTGCCTGCTCGTGCTGCGAGGCGGCGAAGACATGGGCGAGGGCTGGATCTGCCGCCTGGGCCTGCAGCGCGCCGACCAGGAACTCCTCGAGCGCGCCTGCCGGCTCGCGGCCGTTCAGGGCGTGCTCGCCGAGGTCGATCAGCTCGGCGAGCCCGGGCTGCGCGAGGGCCTCCATGAGCGCCTCGCTGCTGGGAAAGTGCCGGTACACGGTGGCGACGCCCACCGAGGCGACCCGCGCGATCTCGTTGAGCTGGAGGGGGCGACCCGCGTCCACGTGCTCGCGGCCGACCTCGACGATGCGCTGCCAGTTGCGGACGGCGTCCTTGCGGGGGCGGGGCGTCGTCATGGCATCCACGGTACCGGATGAAGCATCCGCTTTCGTGCTACGGTCGAGCGGATAGATCATCCGGTTATCGGTCGACGGGGCTCCAGTGCCGACGCGGGCCGCGATCTCGAGGGGGTAGACGATGAACGTCGACGTGGATGGCATGGCGCGAAGCGTCACGGTGGTCGGGGAGCCCGGCGGGGAGGGGTCCCGCGCGCTGGTGCTCGTCTTCCATGGCTCCCGGCAAGACGGGCAGGTCCACCGGGCGTTCACCGGCAAGGCCTACGACGCGCTCGCCCAGCAGGGCGCTGTCGTCGCCTACCTCGACGGCTACCGGGGGAACTGGAACGACGCGCGTCGGCAGAGCACGTTCCCCGCGCGGGTTGCGGGCATCGACGACACAGGCTTCGCCCGCGCGGTGATCGACGCCCTGGTGGCGAGGCACGGCATCGACCGCCAGCGAGTGTTCGCCGTGGGGTACTCCAACGGCGGGCAGATGGTGCTGCGCCTCGTCCACGAGGCGCCAGGGCTGCTGGCGGGCGCGGCCGTCATCGCGGCCACGATGCCGGCGCCGGGGGACTTCCTCGTGAATGACGGCCCCGGGCCTGGTGTCCCGGTGCCCGTGCTGCTGGTGCACGGCACCAAGGACCGGATCGTGCCCTACGGCGGCGGTGAGATGTCACGCTGGGCGCGCACGGTGTTCAAGGTCGGCGGGCGCTCGCTGTCGATGCCGGAGACGGCCGCCTACTTCGCCCACCGCAACGGGATCACCGCCGAGCCGGTCCGCACCGCGGTCACGGGGTGTGGCCGGGGCCGACGGCAGACCTGGGTCGAGCGCACCCGGTACGCGCAGGACGGGTCCGCGCCGGTGGACCTGTACACCGTGCACGGCGGCGGGCACACCGTCCCCGGTCCGCGCAGCGCGCCGTTCGTCCTGGGCGCGACCAACCATGACGTGAGCGCCGCCGAGCTCGTGAGCGAGTTCTTCGGGCTCGACGGCCGATCGCGCCGATCGCCTGGGCTGGTCAGCCGCGCACCAGCTCCGTGACGGTCGGGTCGCCGTCCAGGGCGGGGACATCGGTGGGGCGGGCCCAGTAGGTCCACCACGCCCAGCCCGATCCGACGGGCATCCAGCCGCCGCCGCTCGGGATGGACCCGGTGGTGCGCGAGTGCTCCCACTGCCGGTCGTCACGCTCGACGATGTGGAACAGCGGGCCGTAGGCCACCGAGTGCCAGCCGTATCGACCGGCGCGCGCGAGCACCGACATCTCGTTGAACGCGGTCAGCCGGCGAAGGACGAGCCGTTCTCTCGAGCCGCCGCTGGTGGTGGCCGCGGTCGCAGAGGCGTCGGGCTGCCCGTAGCGCTGCTGCGCGGCCTGGCGGGTCATGCCCAGCACCGTGCCGACCTGCTCCCAGGTGCAGCCGGCGCTGCGCGCGGACTGCACGGCGGCGGCGAGCAGCACGTCGGTCTCCGAGCGGGCGGCGCGGGCCAGCGCGACGAGCTCGAGGTGCGCGTCGGCATCATGCGTGAGGCGCTCGCTCAGCGTCGGGTCGACGTCGTGCAAGGCGCGGGCGAGGTGGTCGCGGAGGGTGTCTCCGCTGGACTGGGTGGCATCGTCGGAGGTCATGCGTCAACTGTGGCTTGACGGTGGTCTCCGTGTCAATCGTAGATTGACATGAGTTTCGCCCTGTTGCCGGTCGATGCGGCGTCGGGAAGGAGGACGGGGCCGCGGGTCGACGTGTCGGCCACCGTCGGTCGGCGTCACGACAGGACGTCCTTGACGCTCAAGTCGCCACCGGCGCCCGGGTAGCGAGTGAAGTCGACGTTCCAGGCGCCGTCCGGGCTGATCGACCACGCCCCGTGGTCGAGCGCCCAGTGCCACCAGGTGATCCGCTCGACCATCGTCAGGTGCGGCATGTCCTGAAGTCCGCCGTCGGGCGTCCACACGACCGTGGTCGTGCTGGTGGCGTGCGGGTCAGTGCAGTCGAGCACGAGCGGGAGCTGGTACCCCAGGACCGGTACGAGCTCGGCACGGAAGATGACGTGGGCGAACGCCTCGTCCTCCGCGAACCCCCGCGCGACCGCGTCCTGCGTCCAGGTGCGCGACAGGTTCAGCGCCTCCCGCAGTGGGTGGAACTCGCGGTAGGGCGCCAGGGCAGTTGACCCCGCAGCGACTTGCTCACCGTCGTGCCAGGCCCAGATCGCCACGGCGTCCTCTGGCAGTTGGACGCCGAACTCGTTGCTGATGGCGTCGATCTGCGCTGCCGACAGGCCCGGGCGCAGCTGGGGCATGCCCCGCGCGCCGAGGCCACGCAGCCGCTGCTCCCAATCGGTCAGTGCTTGTGTGACCTCGGCGGCGGGCATTGCTACCTCACTTCGGGTTGCAGATCTGCAGGGTCGGGACGTGCGGGGCGCTCGGGGGAATGGGGATCGCGAGGAACGAGTCGCCGTTCTGCACGCGGCAGCCGAGCACGAACGCGCCGTACTTGTTGCCTTGATCGACATTCTGAGGGCCGTCGATCACCTTGAGGCTCGGAGTGGGAACCGCGGCCCCGCCACCTTGCTCTGTGGCGAAGAACGGGTACTCGTCGCACTGCAGGGTGCCGTTGGTTCCAGCAGCGGCTGCACAGTCGGGATGACTGGCATACCACTGCCGCGGGCTCGGATTCAGCGTCGCCGGCCGGTAGTTCAGCTCGACCCATGCCGGGTGCTGCGCGATGGCCTGCAGATCGTGGTTGGTGGCTTCAGGGACGTCGAGCTGGCCGGACATAAAGATCGGCTTCTCCTGGCAGTCCTTGTACGGGTTCGTCGAGACCAGGGCGGCGGCCGTCACGGCGAGGCACTGCTGGATGGCTACTCGCGACCACTCAGGCTGGAGATCGTTCAGCGTCGCTACCCGCTGGACGAGCTTGTCGTACTTCCACACGCCGTTCGGCAGGCTTGCCGGCGGGACCATCGGGCCGGTCGGGCGAGGGTCGGGGTTGTTGACCCAGCCGGGCGCGGTCGCGGGGGCGGTGCCGTCACCGAGGGCGTAGAGAGCTACGACCGCCAGGACGCCGGGGGCGACCTTCGCCATGGCGGCAAGCACCGAGCGCATCGTCGCGCCGCTGACCGCTGCCGCGGCAGTGCATGCCTTGGTGTGGTCCTTGAGTGACCCGCCAAGCACGTTCGGCCCGGGGGCGACGTTGCCGATCAGGCAGACCTCCTCGAAGGTCACCCCACCAGCGACCAGCGCGTATGCGAGCTGGTCGAGGTCGACGTTCGTTCCTAGTTCGTGGATGGTCACCCCCGCCGTGGCGGCTTGGACCGGCGGCTGCGGCACGGATGCGGTCACCGAGCCGGGACGAGCGCCGCTGACCGGGATGGCGGAGGTGAAGGTGTACTCCGTGGCGCCGGGGCGGATGTCCTGGGCGGTGGCCCGCCAGGAGCTGCCGTCACCCTCGATGTAGATGTTGACGTTGGTGTTCGCCCCCACGGACCACCCCCAGCCGCGCAGCTCTGCGGCGGTCACGCCGGTGTACTTGTCGCCGCCGTCGAACATCGACCAGGACTGCATCGCGGTCACCAGGTTGCGCAGGCTGGACTGGGTGACCGGGTCGTAGATCGACGTGGCGGCGGCTGGGGTTGCGGCGATGCCGCTGGTGAACAGGAGCGCGGCTATGGCCGCGAGCGCTGGGCGTAGTGCTCTCATTCTGGCAGAACCCCCTGGCGTGGGGGCGTGGCGCGGGACGGTGGGGCGCGCCCCCGTGACGCCCGGCCGTCATGTGCGGTCA
The sequence above is a segment of the Cellulomonas chengniuliangii genome. Coding sequences within it:
- a CDS encoding acyltransferase family protein codes for the protein MSLALAPPASPPRRAPKSAPRLRVLDLLRLVAAAAVVLFHFTARDHHRWQGSLPAEVFPDLSQVTRYGYLGVHLFFVISGFVILASAWGRPVGSFAASRLSRLYPAFWAAVLVTATLRYLWPGFEARSPSEVLVNLTMLQDLFGVPRVDGVYWTLWVELQFYLLIGVFMRIGITASRVLGFAALVPVATVPATLLFPDLIRTFTLIEWLPLFCAGMVVHLMHRHGPSRLAWLVLAVDVAASAWTSAARTAGAIDRVASGPATSPTLMALGVAACVGLVAGATLIPRVARVDSRALTRAGLLTYPLYLTHEYIGWASIEVLSSRLAPYLTLLLAVGVCLLVAVLVHVVAERPVQQPMRRWLEARLGPSQPSQPSQPSQPSQPSQPPRPSPGVPSIDRGVLPWAAAVATSTAPGARRR
- a CDS encoding MarR family winged helix-turn-helix transcriptional regulator: MSRSGANLALLLLGAYRRLVDDAVAELAARGYPDVRPSHDFAMRAILAGADNASELGRRLSVSKQAAAKTIATLLERGYIARETDPHDARRKRIEVTPLGLQVMSVGESIFDDLRRGWADQIGSRELVALEARLTELVGDARVRSEEPGWVAGGGGD
- a CDS encoding alpha/beta fold hydrolase, giving the protein MTGTASGSVLADVVHHTVDVNGTTLHYVAAGEQSSPVLLVHGFPESWWAFHRLIPFLAASHRVFAVDLRGFGDSAVAAEGHDSATAAEDLHHLIRHLDVGPVHLAAQDISGGTAFRLATAHPADVASLTTIEMGLAGFGLEGFADVTHGGSWHIGALAAPGIPDLLFAGRERALLGEWAFPSMTAVAGAVTDDDIAELARGYARPGGWNGAAGLYRSMLAEGEEVRALAAAQPLGLPILAVGGFGGPFTEGTVQQVSTGDVTSVLLEGVGHYVALEAPQALADAMLPFLDRVDGA
- a CDS encoding TetR/AcrR family transcriptional regulator — translated: MTTPRPRKDAVRNWQRIVEVGREHVDAGRPLQLNEIARVASVGVATVYRHFPSSEALMEALAQPGLAELIDLGEHALNGREPAGALEEFLVGALQAQAADPALAHVFAASQHEQAATRGDMERLRALLGDLLDRAHAIGEVDPDVTVADLVPLVCGIVHAAALRTGDKAGRAAAVRRYLGVALRGLRPTA
- a CDS encoding alpha/beta hydrolase family esterase, yielding MNVDVDGMARSVTVVGEPGGEGSRALVLVFHGSRQDGQVHRAFTGKAYDALAQQGAVVAYLDGYRGNWNDARRQSTFPARVAGIDDTGFARAVIDALVARHGIDRQRVFAVGYSNGGQMVLRLVHEAPGLLAGAAVIAATMPAPGDFLVNDGPGPGVPVPVLLVHGTKDRIVPYGGGEMSRWARTVFKVGGRSLSMPETAAYFAHRNGITAEPVRTAVTGCGRGRRQTWVERTRYAQDGSAPVDLYTVHGGGHTVPGPRSAPFVLGATNHDVSAAELVSEFFGLDGRSRRSPGLVSRAPAP
- a CDS encoding SMI1/KNR4 family protein: MPAAEVTQALTDWEQRLRGLGARGMPQLRPGLSAAQIDAISNEFGVQLPEDAVAIWAWHDGEQVAAGSTALAPYREFHPLREALNLSRTWTQDAVARGFAEDEAFAHVIFRAELVPVLGYQLPLVLDCTDPHATSTTTVVWTPDGGLQDMPHLTMVERITWWHWALDHGAWSISPDGAWNVDFTRYPGAGGDLSVKDVLS
- a CDS encoding NucA/NucB deoxyribonuclease domain-containing protein; its protein translation is MRALRPALAAIAALLFTSGIAATPAAATSIYDPVTQSSLRNLVTAMQSWSMFDGGDKYTGVTAAELRGWGWSVGANTNVNIYIEGDGSSWRATAQDIRPGATEYTFTSAIPVSGARPGSVTASVPQPPVQAATAGVTIHELGTNVDLDQLAYALVAGGVTFEEVCLIGNVAPGPNVLGGSLKDHTKACTAAAAVSGATMRSVLAAMAKVAPGVLAVVALYALGDGTAPATAPGWVNNPDPRPTGPMVPPASLPNGVWKYDKLVQRVATLNDLQPEWSRVAIQQCLAVTAAALVSTNPYKDCQEKPIFMSGQLDVPEATNHDLQAIAQHPAWVELNYRPATLNPSPRQWYASHPDCAAAAGTNGTLQCDEYPFFATEQGGGAAVPTPSLKVIDGPQNVDQGNKYGAFVLGCRVQNGDSFLAIPIPPSAPHVPTLQICNPK